In Micromonospora sp. WMMD980, the following are encoded in one genomic region:
- the lepB gene encoding signal peptidase I, whose translation MIDEQTEKPRSSFWKELPILLGVAILVAVLVRAFVLQTFFIPSPSMENTLKIDDRVLVNKLVYDFRSPHRGEVIVFKAPTEWSGNPNGEDFIKRVIGVGGDHVVCCDRAGGQERLIINGKPIDEPFVFPGNKPADQDFDVTVPEGRLWVMGDHREASGDSLEHWQQSGEDINEATIPEGEVVGRAFTIFWPFNRATWLTVPKQFDGIPNP comes from the coding sequence GTGATTGACGAGCAGACCGAAAAGCCGCGCAGCTCCTTCTGGAAGGAACTGCCCATCCTCCTGGGTGTGGCGATCCTGGTCGCAGTACTGGTTCGTGCCTTCGTGCTGCAGACCTTCTTCATCCCGTCGCCGTCCATGGAGAACACCCTCAAGATCGACGATCGGGTGCTGGTCAACAAGCTGGTCTACGACTTCCGCTCGCCGCACCGGGGCGAGGTGATCGTCTTCAAGGCGCCGACCGAGTGGAGCGGGAACCCCAACGGCGAGGACTTCATCAAGCGGGTGATCGGCGTCGGCGGCGACCACGTGGTCTGTTGCGACCGGGCGGGCGGCCAGGAACGGCTGATCATCAACGGCAAGCCGATCGACGAGCCGTTCGTCTTCCCCGGCAACAAGCCGGCCGACCAGGACTTCGACGTCACCGTGCCGGAGGGTCGGCTGTGGGTGATGGGCGACCACCGGGAGGCGTCCGGCGACTCGCTCGAGCACTGGCAGCAGTCCGGCGAGGACATCAACGAGGCGACCATCCCGGAGGGCGAGGTCGTCGGCCGGGCCTTCACCATCTTCTGGCCGTTCAACCGGGCCACCTGGCTCACCGTGCCCAAGCAGTTCGACGGCATCCCGAATCCCTGA
- a CDS encoding NUDIX hydrolase has translation MTVYTPRRAARVLLVDATDRVLLFHGSDPARPGHRYWFTPGGGLDPGETPAEGAARELTEETGLRLTPAELGEPIWSETVEFPFDGVWYRQEQEFFLVRVPAWEVDTAGFDQVERASVHGHRWWTVGDLAATTERYYPPDLPARLGRVLVGSDGC, from the coding sequence GTGACCGTCTACACCCCTCGACGCGCGGCCCGGGTGCTGCTGGTCGACGCGACCGACCGGGTGCTGCTGTTCCACGGCAGTGATCCGGCCCGGCCGGGGCACCGTTACTGGTTCACCCCGGGCGGCGGGCTCGATCCGGGCGAGACCCCGGCCGAGGGCGCCGCGCGGGAGCTGACCGAGGAGACCGGCCTGCGACTGACCCCGGCGGAGCTGGGCGAGCCGATCTGGTCCGAGACCGTCGAGTTCCCGTTCGACGGCGTCTGGTACCGCCAGGAGCAGGAGTTCTTCCTGGTCCGGGTGCCCGCGTGGGAGGTCGACACCGCGGGCTTCGACCAGGTCGAGCGGGCCAGCGTGCACGGGCACCGCTGGTGGACGGTGGGTGACCTGGCGGCGACCACCGAGCGGTACTACCCGCCGGACCTGCCCGCCCGGCTCGGTCGGGTGCTGGTCGGGAGCGACGGGTGCTGA
- the rplS gene encoding 50S ribosomal protein L19, producing the protein MNILDALDAQSKRSDLPDFRAGDTVKVHARVVEGNRSRVQIFQGVVIRRQGDGLRETFSVRKISFGVGVERTYPLNSPAIDRIEIVTRGDVRRAKLYYLRELRGKKAKIKELREKQPAN; encoded by the coding sequence ATGAACATCCTGGACGCCCTTGACGCCCAGTCGAAGCGCTCCGACCTGCCCGACTTCCGCGCCGGTGACACCGTCAAGGTGCACGCGCGGGTCGTCGAGGGCAACCGGTCCCGGGTCCAGATCTTCCAGGGCGTCGTGATCCGTCGCCAGGGTGACGGTCTGCGCGAGACCTTCTCCGTCCGCAAGATCAGCTTCGGTGTCGGTGTCGAGCGGACCTACCCGCTGAACAGCCCGGCGATCGACCGGATCGAGATCGTGACCCGCGGTGACGTGCGGCGCGCCAAGCTCTACTACCTGCGCGAGCTGCGCGGCAAGAAGGCCAAGATCAAGGAGCTGCGGGAGAAGCAGCCGGCCAACTGA
- the lepB gene encoding signal peptidase I, whose product MVQMLDEDGTADPWRRRTRRTRRQMPLWQELPLLLVVAFCLAVLIRTFLLQAFFIPSGSMENTLLVGDRVLVNKVVYDMRDPVRGEVVVFRGTDRWVAQEAPAPPTNLAGKVGRTLGDLVGVSRPGEKDFIKRVIGVPGDKVWCCDKGRVVVNGTPLEEQAYVSEDSPVELPPNPKECRSRQFTEVVVPPGQIFVMGDHRLVSQDARCQGPVPIDNVIGRAFMIVWPSQRWTSLPVPKTFTDLPRPDAAPAGPAPVDPDPVGGVVLILPVAATLTVLAGSGRPRRTRGRRLLP is encoded by the coding sequence ATGGTGCAGATGCTTGACGAGGACGGCACCGCCGATCCCTGGCGCCGGCGCACCCGGCGCACCCGGCGGCAGATGCCGCTCTGGCAGGAGTTGCCGCTGCTGCTCGTGGTGGCGTTCTGCCTGGCCGTGCTGATCCGCACGTTCCTGCTCCAGGCGTTCTTCATCCCCTCCGGGTCGATGGAGAACACGCTGCTCGTCGGCGACCGGGTGCTGGTCAACAAGGTCGTCTACGACATGCGCGACCCGGTCCGTGGCGAGGTCGTGGTGTTCCGGGGCACCGATCGCTGGGTCGCCCAGGAGGCGCCGGCCCCGCCGACCAACCTCGCCGGCAAGGTCGGCCGCACCCTCGGTGACCTGGTCGGGGTCAGCCGCCCCGGCGAGAAGGACTTCATCAAGCGGGTCATCGGGGTGCCCGGCGACAAGGTCTGGTGCTGCGACAAGGGCCGGGTCGTGGTCAACGGCACGCCGCTGGAGGAGCAGGCGTACGTCTCCGAGGACTCGCCGGTCGAGCTGCCACCCAACCCCAAGGAGTGCCGGTCCCGGCAGTTCACCGAGGTGGTGGTGCCACCGGGGCAGATCTTCGTGATGGGCGACCACCGGTTGGTGTCGCAGGACGCCCGGTGCCAGGGGCCGGTGCCGATCGACAACGTCATCGGCCGCGCCTTCATGATCGTCTGGCCGTCGCAGCGGTGGACCAGCCTCCCGGTACCGAAGACCTTCACCGACCTGCCCCGTCCGGACGCCGCACCGGCCGGACCGGCCCCGGTCGACCCCGACCCGGTGGGCGGAGTCGTCCTGATTCTCCCGGTCGCGGCGACGCTGACCGTTCTCGCGGGTTCGGGGCGACCGCGCCGCACCCGGGGACGTAGGCTCCTCCCGTGA